The window ACCGTAAAGAAGGGCAAGCGGCAAAACGGCCAGACCTAACCAACCAACGAGCATCAGGACCGAAGTCAGGGTTCCCACGATAGTTCCGACAATCAACATGACGCTCCGTGAGTGCGCCGTATTTGATTTTCGAAGAACTATCAGTGTCGGGAGACCAGCGACAAGGCCACCGATTGAAACGAACACGGTGATAAACGGCACCAAAAATAATGGACCAACGAAAAGGTCAGAAACGGTTGCTGAGCCATCGATCAGCGAAAGGAATCCTCCCGCGTATGCAAGGACAAGCGAAACCAAGATCGCAATCATGACAAATGCCCGGATTTGACCGGTAGCTGTCAAACCAGCAGCCCCATCGGGTTTTCGCACAGCTGCTTGAATGCCTCCATCAGCTGCGCGCCGTCCGCGCCGTCGATGGCGCGGTGGTCGAAGCTGCCGGTCGCGCTCATCACGGTGGCGACGCCCAGCGCGCCGTCGATCACCCAAGGGCGCTGCTCGCCCGCACCGACCGCGAGGATCATCGCCTGCGGCGGATTGATCACCGCGTCGAACTGCTTGGTGCCGAACATGCCGAGGTTGGAGAGCGAGGCGGTGCCGCCCTGGAATTCATGCGGCTGCAGCTTGCCGTCCTTGGCCTTGCCCGCCAGTTCCTTCATCTCTGTGCTGATCTGCGCGAGGCCCTTGCGGCCCGCATCCCGGATGATCGGCGTGATCAGGCCCGAAGGCGCGGCCACGGCGACCGAGATATCTTCCCGGGTGTACTGGAACAGTTCGTCGCCCTGGAAGCTGACGTTGCACTTGGGCACGCGCTGCATCGCGCGGGCGAGAGCCTTGATGAGCAGGTCGTTGACCGACAGCTTCACGCCGTCCGCCTCGAGGCTCTTGTTGAGTTCAGCCCGCAGCTTAAGCAGCGCATCGAGACGCACGTCCACGGTGAGGTAGATGTGCGGGATGGTCTGCTTCGCCTCGGTCAGGCGGCGCGCAATGACCTTGCGGACATTGTTGAGCTTCTGCGCTTCGTAAGGCGCATCGAGATCGCCGCCCATCGTCGCGGGTTTTGCCGGAGCAGGTGCGGGAGCCGCCGCATCCGCCTTGGCCGGGGCCGCGCCGGGGCTCGCACCCTCGACGTCCGCCTTGACGATACGGCCATTGGGGCCGCTGCCCTTCACGCCTGCAAGGTCGATGCCCTTCTGTTCGGCAATGCGCTTGGCGAGCGGCGAGGCAAGGATGCGGTCGCCAGCAGCTTTGGGTGCAGCCGCGGCAGGTGCCGGAGCGGGTGCGGGTGCCGCGGCGGGAGCTTCTGCGGCCTTGGGTTCTTCCTTGGGGGGATCACCAGCAGGAGCGGCGGATGCTGCAGCATCGACATCCTCTCCTTCTTCGGCGAGCATGGCGATGACCGTGCCGACCTTAACGCCTTCGGTGCCTTCATCGACCATGATCGAGGCGATCGTGCCTTCGTCAACGGCTTCGAATTCCATCGTTGCCTTGTCGGTCTCGATCTCGGCCATGATGTCGCCCGCTTCGACCTTGTCGCCCGGCTTCACCAGCCACTTGGCGAGCGTGCCTTCTTCCATGGTGGGCGAAAGGGCGGGCATCTTGATCGGCGTGGGCATGTGCTGACGTTACGTCCTCGCTGGAAATACTGTTGCTGCGACCTCTGACCAAATCGCAGCCGTATCGCAAGGTCCTTGCGCAGAATACGAATTAGCGGATAACCCACGCGTGCGAGAGGGGAGCCGGGGCATGCGCGTTTATCTGGTGGTGATGGACGAGACGGAGGAAGCACAGCGGGCGCTGCGCTTTGCCTCGCTGCGGGCGCAGCAGACGGGCGGATCGGTGCATATCCTCGCCCTCGTGCCGCAGCAGACCTTCAACGCTTTCGGAGGCGTGCAGGCGACGATCGAGCAGGAAGCGCGCGAACGTGCCGAGGTCATGGCCAACAATGCCGCCGGCAACATCTTCGCGGAAATGGGCAAGATGCCGGTCATCGCCGTGCGGCCCGGTGCGCCTGCCGATGTTATCAACAAGTACCTCGAAGAACACGGCGAAGTTGCCGCACTCGTCCTCGGCACGGCCAAGGCCGGCGGCAAGGATCCGCTGGTGCAGCATTTCTCCGCCCGGGCGAGCGAGCTGCCCTGCCCGCTCTACATCGTGCCCGGATCGCTGACTCGCGAACAGATCGACGCGCTGGGTTAGCGCTTCTTGCCGCGCCCCTGGTGGCGGATGTTCTTGGGCCGCCCGCGCTGGCCCTGCGAATGCTTCTGGCGGGGGGCGCCCTGCCCTTTCACGAACGGCTTCTTCTTGGGCGCAGGGCGTTCGCCGCGCCGTTCGATCGGCGCACCGTCGCTGTCGGGCACCTCAAATTTGAGCGCACCGGTCAGCGCGTTCGCCTCAGCCAGCTTGAGCTTCAGCCTGTCGCCCACGGCATAGGTCGTACCCGAGCTTTCGCCGGTCAGCTTCTGCGCCGCTTCGTCATAGCTGAAATATTCGCGGCCGAGCGTTGAAACGGGGACCAGCCCGTCGCCGCCCAGTTTCTCGATCGTGGCGAAGAAGCCGAAGCCCTGCACGCCGGTAATGCGGGTGTCGAACACTTCGCCCACGCGGCCCGACAGCCAAGCAGCGACATAGCGGTCGATGGTATCGCGCTCCGCCTCCATCGCACGGCGCTCGGTCTGGCTGATGGCATCGGTGATCTGGCTGAGCGCGGTCCTGTCACGGTCCGACAGGCCGGAGCTTTCCGGGATGTCATGGTTCTTCGGCCGCGGCTGTTCGAGCTTGTAGGCATCGACCAGCGCGCGGTGGACGAGCAGGTCCGCATAGCGGCGGATAGGCGATGTGAAATGCGCATAGCTGCCCAGCGCCAGGCCGAAGTGGCCCGCATTGGCCGGACCGTAATAGGCCTGCGTCTGGCTGCGCAGGACAGCCTCCATGATCAGCGCCTTTTCGGCCGGATCGGCAATGTCCTTGAGCATGCGGTTGAACAGGCCCGGCGTGATCACCTGGCCCAGCGCGAAATTGCGGCCCTGCGTGGCGAGATAATCCTTGAACGCGGTCAGCTTCTCGCGGCTCGGGGTTTCGTGAATGCGGTAGACGACGGGCGCCTTCTTCGCTTCCAGCGCCTTGGCTGCGGCGACATTGGCGGCGATCATGAAGTCTTCCACCACGCGGTGCGCATCGAGGCGTTCGCGCACGGCGATTTCCTCGATCTGGCCGGCATCGTTGAGGCGCACCTGCCGTTCGGGCAGTTCGAGGTCGAGCGGGTCGCGCGCCACGCGCGCCCGGTGGAGCAGCTTCCACGCGCCCCACAGGTGCTTGAGCACATCGTCGGCGCTGCCATCGTCGATGGCCTTCTGCGCGTCCTCATAGGCGATGTTGCCCGAAATGCGGACGATGGCGCGGGTGAAGCGCCAGTCGGTGACCTTGCCGTCCTTGTCGATGTGCATGTGGCAGGCCATCGCCGCACGGTCCTCGCCTTCGACGAGCGAGCACACATTGGCGCTGAGGATTTCGGGTAGCATCGGGACGACGCGGTCGGGGAAATAGACCGAGTTGCCGCGCTTCCTCGCCTCGCGGTCGAGCGCGCCGCCGGGGCGGACGTAGAAGCTGACATCGGCAATGGCGACGATGGCGCGGTAGCCGCCCTTGTCGTCGGGTTCAGCCCAGATGGCATCGTCGTGGTCGCGCGCGTCGGCGGGGTCGATGGCGACGATCGGCACGTCGCGCAGGTCTTCGCGCTGGTCCACGCTCAGCGGCAGGTCGGAGACGGCGTTCGCCTCCTCCATAGCGCCATCGGGGAAGATGTGCGGGATGCCGTGCTTGGCGATGGCGATGAGGCTGAAGCTCTTGGGCGCCAGCGGGTCGCCGATGACCTCAATCACCTTGACCTTGGCGCGAGGGCTCTTGCCCATGCGCTCGGCAAGGACGAGCTCGCCTTCCTTCGCTTCGCCGAGGTCACCGATGGGCGCGCTTTCGCGCACGCGCTTGTCGACCGGAGCGAGCCACGGCTTGCCGCCGCCGTCCATCTCGACGACGCCCATGAGCCCTTCGGTGCGGGCCGGGAGCTTCTTCATCGGATGGGCGATCCACCCGCGGTCGGTCTCTTCGGTGCGGGCAAGGAAGCGGTCGCCGCGCTTCAATGCGGCAAGTTTCTTGCTTTCCTTGACCACGAGGCGCGGCGGTTTCTGGCCGCCGTCGGTCTCCCAGTTCTCGGGCACGGCGACGGGCGCGCCATCCTCGATCTCGACGACCTTGAGCACGGTGACCTTCGGCACGCCGCCCATGCGGTGATAGGCGGTGCGCTTGCCGTCGATCAGGCCTTCTTCGGCCATGTCCTTGAGACGCTTTTTGAGCGCGATCTTTTCCTGCCCCTTGAGGCCGAATGCCTTGGCGATTTCGCGCTTGCCCGCCGGTGTCGGCGAACCCTGGATGAATTCGAGTATCTGTGTCTTTGAGGGCAGCCCCTGCGGGAGCCCCGTCCTGTTCTGTTTTTTCATGCGCGCCATATGGGGACGCGTTTACTCGGTTTCACCCTCTGCCGCAGCAATTGGTGCGAATTGTCCGGCGGGGACCGCGCTGGCGAAGGGGCTGCAGGCACCGCCCGAAGAGCAGGCGGCGACACCGAAGATCCAGTCGTCGCCGCGAACTGGTTCGATATGGCTGAGCTTGCGCTCTTCCATGGGCGTGGCCTCCCCGACAGGGGTTTCGAAAGCCATGATGGCCACCTGGTCTTCGCGCCATGCGGGCTCGTCTGTCCGGCGCTTGCCGACGAGGTAGTAGCTGGCGCCTTCCACGCCCTGCCATTCGATCAGCGTGTCGGTGCGGACCGCGGCATTGGCAGTCACGACCGGCGGCTTGGGCGTGCTCGCCAGCTTGTCGAGCGCACGGATGTTGAACTGCGTTACCTTGGCGAGATAGGGGAAATCCATCTCGTCGGGGGTGTCGCCATAGACCGTGCCATCCTCAGTGCGCAGGTCCTGGTGCTGGTGTTCGTAATCCTCGACCGCGACGGTGATGCGCACGGCGGGATAGCCCTTTTCGAGGAAGGGGATCTGGTCCCCGCCCCGACCCATGCGGTCGGTCCGCCAGATCTGGCGCACGTCGAGGACGCCTTCGGCCTTGTCGGCCAGTCCGTCGAGCCAGCGGGAGAGGTTGCGGCTCGGCGTATCGTTCTCGCCGCCTTCGCGCCGCTGGGCAGCGCGCAGTTCTTCGGTCAGGTCGGCACGCGGGCCTTCGGAGAACACGCGGACGTGCTCGTCGTCGCAATAGCCGTCGCTGCCGCAGGAACCGCCGACGATGTCGTTGTTGAGCACGGCCTTCACATCCCAGCCCTGCTCTGCAGCATAATCCGCCATCAGGCGTCCGCCGTAGAGGCCCTGCTCTTCGCCCGAAAGCAGCGCGTAGACGATGGTCACGGGGTAGCTGCGCTGCGATAGCTGCCGCGCCGCCTCCAGGACGAGGACCGTGCCTGAACCATCGTCGTTCGCGCCCGGTGCATCAACCTTCCAGTCGAGCGGGTCGGAGCCGCGGCTGTCGATATGCGCCTGGACGATGACGACCTCGTTCGGCCGTTCGGTCCCTCGCTGGATGGCGACGGCATTGCGCAGGCGCGTGGGCTGCGGGATGCGGCGGCCCTCGACCACGGTTTCGGGTGCCACGACTTCGAGGCAATCACCGCAAGCAGCACCGATCCGGCGGAATTCGGCAAGGCCCCAATCCACGGCAGCGCCGATGCCGCGCTTAGGATTGTCCTGTTCGGACAGGGTGTGGCGCGTGCCGAAAGCGACCAGCGTGTCGATATCGGCGCGCAGGCGCGCTTCGGAAACATCGGCAGCGGGATCGGCGTCCTGTGCAGCTAGAGGGGTGGCGACGAGTGCGGCTAGAAGGGCGAGCTTTTTCATGCCGCCTGTCTTCCGCAGAAGCGCGCTCAGATCAAGCTAGTATGCCTTCGCCAGCAGCACGCGTTCGATAGCCGGCTTGCCGGTGAAGATGCATGCGCCGTCTGCGGGCCCCGAACCGAGCGGCACGTTGCGCATGGTCAACTTGAGCGCCTTGAGGCGTTCGACGACCTGCTCCAGATCTGCGCCGGTGGGCTTCGACCACTGGACCTCGACCCAGCCCGGATAACGGGACGCGGCGAAGAATTTTTCCACCTCGGCGAAATCGGTCACGCCGCGCGTGATGTTCGCCTCGCGGCGCTCCTGCGCTTCGGAGAAGATCGCGTCCTGCATATCGGCAAGGATGGCAGGGATGGTTCGCCCTGCTTCCTCGCGCGTCGGGGTCTGGAAATCGGGCTTGCCGGTCGCCTCGTCCCACAGTCGGTCGCGG of the Qipengyuania gaetbuli genome contains:
- a CDS encoding universal stress protein, encoding MRVYLVVMDETEEAQRALRFASLRAQQTGGSVHILALVPQQTFNAFGGVQATIEQEARERAEVMANNAAGNIFAEMGKMPVIAVRPGAPADVINKYLEEHGEVAALVLGTAKAGGKDPLVQHFSARASELPCPLYIVPGSLTREQIDALG
- the rnr gene encoding ribonuclease R, translated to MARMKKQNRTGLPQGLPSKTQILEFIQGSPTPAGKREIAKAFGLKGQEKIALKKRLKDMAEEGLIDGKRTAYHRMGGVPKVTVLKVVEIEDGAPVAVPENWETDGGQKPPRLVVKESKKLAALKRGDRFLARTEETDRGWIAHPMKKLPARTEGLMGVVEMDGGGKPWLAPVDKRVRESAPIGDLGEAKEGELVLAERMGKSPRAKVKVIEVIGDPLAPKSFSLIAIAKHGIPHIFPDGAMEEANAVSDLPLSVDQREDLRDVPIVAIDPADARDHDDAIWAEPDDKGGYRAIVAIADVSFYVRPGGALDREARKRGNSVYFPDRVVPMLPEILSANVCSLVEGEDRAAMACHMHIDKDGKVTDWRFTRAIVRISGNIAYEDAQKAIDDGSADDVLKHLWGAWKLLHRARVARDPLDLELPERQVRLNDAGQIEEIAVRERLDAHRVVEDFMIAANVAAAKALEAKKAPVVYRIHETPSREKLTAFKDYLATQGRNFALGQVITPGLFNRMLKDIADPAEKALIMEAVLRSQTQAYYGPANAGHFGLALGSYAHFTSPIRRYADLLVHRALVDAYKLEQPRPKNHDIPESSGLSDRDRTALSQITDAISQTERRAMEAERDTIDRYVAAWLSGRVGEVFDTRITGVQGFGFFATIEKLGGDGLVPVSTLGREYFSYDEAAQKLTGESSGTTYAVGDRLKLKLAEANALTGALKFEVPDSDGAPIERRGERPAPKKKPFVKGQGAPRQKHSQGQRGRPKNIRHQGRGKKR
- a CDS encoding M20/M25/M40 family metallo-hydrolase; this translates as MKKLALLAALVATPLAAQDADPAADVSEARLRADIDTLVAFGTRHTLSEQDNPKRGIGAAVDWGLAEFRRIGAACGDCLEVVAPETVVEGRRIPQPTRLRNAVAIQRGTERPNEVVIVQAHIDSRGSDPLDWKVDAPGANDDGSGTVLVLEAARQLSQRSYPVTIVYALLSGEEQGLYGGRLMADYAAEQGWDVKAVLNNDIVGGSCGSDGYCDDEHVRVFSEGPRADLTEELRAAQRREGGENDTPSRNLSRWLDGLADKAEGVLDVRQIWRTDRMGRGGDQIPFLEKGYPAVRITVAVEDYEHQHQDLRTEDGTVYGDTPDEMDFPYLAKVTQFNIRALDKLASTPKPPVVTANAAVRTDTLIEWQGVEGASYYLVGKRRTDEPAWREDQVAIMAFETPVGEATPMEERKLSHIEPVRGDDWIFGVAACSSGGACSPFASAVPAGQFAPIAAAEGETE
- a CDS encoding pyruvate dehydrogenase complex dihydrolipoamide acetyltransferase gives rise to the protein MPTPIKMPALSPTMEEGTLAKWLVKPGDKVEAGDIMAEIETDKATMEFEAVDEGTIASIMVDEGTEGVKVGTVIAMLAEEGEDVDAAASAAPAGDPPKEEPKAAEAPAAAPAPAPAPAAAAPKAAGDRILASPLAKRIAEQKGIDLAGVKGSGPNGRIVKADVEGASPGAAPAKADAAAPAPAPAKPATMGGDLDAPYEAQKLNNVRKVIARRLTEAKQTIPHIYLTVDVRLDALLKLRAELNKSLEADGVKLSVNDLLIKALARAMQRVPKCNVSFQGDELFQYTREDISVAVAAPSGLITPIIRDAGRKGLAQISTEMKELAGKAKDGKLQPHEFQGGTASLSNLGMFGTKQFDAVINPPQAMILAVGAGEQRPWVIDGALGVATVMSATGSFDHRAIDGADGAQLMEAFKQLCENPMGLLV